A single genomic interval of Armigeres subalbatus isolate Guangzhou_Male chromosome 1, GZ_Asu_2, whole genome shotgun sequence harbors:
- the LOC134206903 gene encoding RNA-binding protein spenito-like, whose product MITLFPNFVCLFFSHLATSFRFVSAGIGNAFVRYQTLDMAHRAKVELSGQYIGKFQCKIGYGKATPTTRIWVGDLGAWTSVTQLEREFDRFGAIKKIEYNKGDTQAYILYDSIDAAMAAVKEMHGFPLGAPDRRIRIDFADNGTTPSFSKRSGGFEEGGEYRRGPDYEYPEGGASYEENSSYGYGGRPFRGRCGFRGGFHRDGPPHHGDNDEGVDQEHSNQFRGEQVKWLLFAFRL is encoded by the coding sequence tttgtctgtttgtttttctcccACCTTGCGACGTCGTTTCGGTTCGTTTCGGCAGGAATTGGAAATGCTTTTGTTCGTTACCAAACGTTGGACATGGCTCACCGAGCTAAGGTTGAGTTGTCCGGTCAGTACATTGGCAAGTTCCAGTGCAAGATAGGATACGGTAAAGCTACTCCGACGACCAGAATTTGGGTTGGTGATCTTGGCGCATGGACTTCGGTTACTCAGTTGGAGCGTGAGTTCGACCGTTTTGGTGCCATCAAAAAGATCGAATATAACAAAGGGGACACCCAGGCCTACATTCTGTACGATTCTATTGATGCTGCTATGGCTGCGGTGAAGGAAATGCATGGATTCCCGTTAGGGGCACCGGATCGTCGTATTCGTATCGATTTTGCTGATAACGGAACAACACCATCGTTCTCAAAGCGCAGTGGAGGTtttgaggaaggcggtgagtaTCGTCGCGGCCCCGACTACGAATATCCGGAAGGCGGTGCATCATACGAGGAAAATTCATCGTACGGCTATGGTGGAAGACCGTTCCGCGGACGTTGTGGTTTCCGTGGCGGTTTTCATCGTGATGGCCCACCGCACCACGGGGACAATGATGAAGGCGTCGATCAGGAGCATTCGAATCAATTCCGTGGAGAGCAGGTAAAATGGCTGCTCTTTGCCTTCCGGTTGTAG